In Chryseobacterium sp. C-71, the genomic window TCATTAACCATTGGCCAGCAAACTTCTGGTGGAGACGGTGATCTGGTGAAAGTAAAATTACCCGGAGATTATCTTTTAGAATTTACAGGAAACGGAATCTTCTATCCTGATAACTCCCAAACCCAGCAAATAGGAGTCAGAATCAATGAACTGATAAAATATAAAGACCAAGATATTTTAGATAAAAAAGACTTAGAGTTTGAAAGAGTTTTGAATGATTTGAAATAATTTCATTTAGTCCTCCAGATTCAAATCAAAATATAACTGTATACTTTCAAAAAAACAAATCTCTTTTTCAAATAAATTTTGAACTCCACAACAAACAAAAATTGACCTTCACAACAAAATCCTCTTCCTCAATAATCCTCAACTTTGTCTGATAAAATTTAAACAAAATGGAAAACAGACAAACAAACAAAAAGGTCTTGGTAACAGGAGGCACAGGATTTTTAGGAGTTCATACTATTCTGCAATTATTACAGCGAGGATATGAGGTGAAAACCACAATTCGTTCATTAGCCAAAAAAGACAGCATCATCAAAGCATTAGAAGAAGGAGGAATTACAGATTTTTCGAACCTTACTTTTATTGAAGCTGACCTTACATACGACAGCAATTGGAGTGAGGCTACAAAAGACTGTGAATATGTTCTTCACGTTGCATCACCCTTCCCCGCGCAGGATCCAAAAGATGAAAATGAACTTATTATTCCTGCAAGAGACGGGGCTTTGCGTGTTTTGAAAGCATCTCGTGATGCCGGTGTGAAGAGAGTGGTTTTAACTTCTTCTTTTGCAGCAGTCGGCTACAGTATTGACAAGAAAAACCATATTTTCACTGAGGATGACTGGACAGATGTGAATGCAGAACTTCCGGCTTATATAAAATCGAAAACAATTGCAGAAAAATCAGCATGGGAATTTATACAAAGTGAAGGCAATGGTTTGGAATTATCGGTTATTAACCCTGTAGGGATTTTCGGTCCTGTGATTGGTGGGATCACTTCGGCTTCGTTGGATATTGCCGTTTCTGGAATTCTGAACGGTAATCTTGAAACTACTCCACCATTTACTATGGGAGT contains:
- a CDS encoding aldehyde reductase, giving the protein MENRQTNKKVLVTGGTGFLGVHTILQLLQRGYEVKTTIRSLAKKDSIIKALEEGGITDFSNLTFIEADLTYDSNWSEATKDCEYVLHVASPFPAQDPKDENELIIPARDGALRVLKASRDAGVKRVVLTSSFAAVGYSIDKKNHIFTEDDWTDVNAELPAYIKSKTIAEKSAWEFIQSEGNGLELSVINPVGIFGPVIGGITSASLDIAVSGILNGNLETTPPFTMGVVDVRDVADIHIKAMLHPDAAGERFIATSDGVMSFYDVAELFRKERPQYSSDIQNLEPIGKELYKEMANEKAKTILKWNPRSHEDALLASADSLMVNL